One part of the Thermococcus litoralis DSM 5473 genome encodes these proteins:
- a CDS encoding class I SAM-dependent rRNA methyltransferase — protein MSKVYVDAQAYRAIEKGAMIVFKKGVIRTEGEIKPGDIVEVYSRGGKFLGKGFVNPNSNIMVRLITKDRDVEINKELFKERIRKANEYRKKVLGYDKAYRMVYGEADYLPGLIVDRFNDIASLQISSAGMERFKLDVAEAILEVEPEIETVFEKNTGRSRRREGLPEIERVLLGKEKYRTIIEEGKAKFIVDMRGQKTGFFLDQRENRIALEKYIKGGEKVLDVFTYTGGFAIHAAVAGAEKVIAVDKSPSAIEQAKENAKLNGVEDKMEFIVGSAFGVMEKLQKKGEKFDIVVLDPPAFVQHEKDLKRGLRAYFNVNYQGLKLVKDGGILVTASCSQHVDMQMFKDMIIAAAAKAGKFLKLIEPYRTQAPDHPILMASKDTEYLKCLFLYVEEMK, from the coding sequence ATGAGTAAAGTGTATGTTGATGCTCAAGCCTACAGGGCAATTGAAAAGGGGGCAATGATTGTTTTTAAAAAAGGTGTGATAAGAACAGAAGGCGAGATTAAACCGGGGGATATAGTGGAGGTTTATTCTAGAGGAGGGAAATTCTTAGGAAAAGGATTTGTCAATCCAAACTCAAATATAATGGTTCGACTAATTACAAAGGATAGAGATGTAGAGATAAACAAAGAATTGTTCAAGGAGCGCATAAGAAAGGCAAACGAATACAGAAAAAAAGTTTTAGGATATGACAAGGCATATAGGATGGTTTACGGAGAAGCAGACTACCTGCCAGGTTTGATCGTGGATAGATTTAACGATATAGCATCTCTTCAGATTTCAAGCGCTGGAATGGAGCGGTTTAAGCTTGATGTTGCAGAAGCGATCCTTGAAGTAGAACCCGAAATCGAAACGGTTTTTGAGAAAAATACCGGAAGGTCAAGAAGAAGAGAAGGTTTACCGGAGATAGAGCGAGTCTTGCTTGGAAAAGAAAAATACCGCACGATTATCGAGGAAGGAAAAGCTAAGTTCATCGTGGATATGAGGGGCCAAAAAACCGGATTCTTTTTGGATCAAAGGGAGAATAGAATTGCCCTAGAAAAGTACATCAAAGGCGGAGAGAAGGTGCTTGATGTGTTCACATACACAGGAGGTTTTGCAATTCATGCTGCAGTTGCAGGAGCGGAGAAGGTTATTGCAGTTGATAAGTCTCCATCAGCAATAGAACAAGCAAAAGAAAACGCCAAGCTTAACGGTGTTGAAGATAAGATGGAGTTTATTGTTGGATCAGCGTTTGGAGTTATGGAAAAACTGCAGAAAAAAGGGGAAAAATTCGACATTGTAGTTCTAGACCCTCCTGCGTTTGTTCAGCATGAGAAAGATCTTAAAAGAGGTCTCAGAGCATACTTCAACGTAAATTATCAAGGATTAAAGCTCGTTAAAGACGGAGGTATATTAGTCACAGCTTCATGCTCCCAGCATGTTGATATGCAGATGTTTAAGGATATGATAATAGCAGCTGCGGCAAAAGCAGGGAAGTTCTTAAAGCTCATTGAACCCTACAGAACTCAGGCACCAGATCACCCAATACTAATGGCTTCAAAAGATACTGAATATCTAAAGTGCTTGTTCCTATACGTGGAAGAGATGAAATGA